From a single Anaerolineales bacterium genomic region:
- a CDS encoding SCO family protein encodes MDKRIFYAGLAVFFAVTLGIFLTVILSRPANFRGTMYAEPFPPAPDFALTDADGKVQRLSDYRGRIVLLFFGYMYCPDVCPATLAEMKLAVDQLKGDADQVQVVFISVDPQRDTSEAVQGYVERFNPSFLGLSGTQDELEPIWSGYGVFREVVEGTSETNYIINHTARVTLIDQDGNMRLTYGFQTPPEDIAHDIRILLK; translated from the coding sequence ATGGATAAACGCATCTTTTATGCCGGGCTGGCGGTTTTTTTTGCAGTGACGCTTGGCATTTTTCTCACGGTCATCCTTTCAAGACCGGCAAACTTTCGCGGAACGATGTACGCCGAGCCGTTTCCGCCTGCGCCTGATTTTGCATTGACGGACGCGGATGGAAAGGTTCAGCGCTTGAGCGACTATCGCGGCAGGATCGTCCTGCTCTTTTTCGGATATATGTACTGCCCGGATGTCTGTCCTGCCACACTGGCAGAGATGAAACTGGCAGTGGATCAACTCAAAGGCGACGCGGATCAGGTACAGGTGGTCTTTATTTCTGTGGATCCGCAACGGGATACGTCTGAAGCGGTGCAGGGATATGTCGAGCGCTTCAATCCTTCCTTCCTTGGTTTGAGCGGCACACAGGATGAACTCGAGCCGATCTGGAGCGGGTACGGCGTGTTTCGGGAAGTGGTGGAAGGAACATCAGAGACCAATTACATCATCAACCACACCGCCCGCGTCACCTTGATCGACCAGGATGGGAACATGCGCCTGACGTACGGTTTCCAAACGCCGCCCGAAGACATTGCCCATGATATTAGGATTCTTTTGAAATAG
- a CDS encoding cytochrome c oxidase subunit 3 yields MAHSQDKSSALGQGVVIFIYLTVLTIIEFFVAVAFDAVPLLIVVAVIKAALVMYYYMHIYKLNNDDGADEHSYKFKTGTNRIGLWLFLLSDGFVFAGLLVMRANLLGLTRPEQLDQNLGLAVTAVLLISSFFMNRGETAMSYGDVKTFMNNTLITFVLGLAFFLGVVFVEWRLAAEHGLTATFGNPAIGPMGGVFYMMTGMHAFHVLTGLIFLAVVWNNARKGLYTAEKHWGVEAAAVYWHFVDLVWIFFYPALYLIGRAV; encoded by the coding sequence ATGGCACATTCACAGGACAAATCCTCCGCCCTTGGTCAGGGCGTGGTGATCTTCATCTATCTGACTGTATTGACCATAATCGAATTCTTTGTCGCGGTGGCGTTCGACGCCGTCCCGCTTCTCATCGTGGTTGCCGTCATCAAAGCCGCGCTGGTCATGTACTATTACATGCACATCTACAAGTTGAACAACGACGATGGCGCCGACGAACATTCCTACAAATTCAAGACCGGGACGAATCGTATCGGCTTGTGGCTGTTCCTGCTTTCGGACGGTTTTGTCTTCGCCGGTCTGCTCGTGATGCGCGCCAACCTGCTTGGCTTGACCCGTCCCGAACAATTGGATCAGAACCTCGGTCTTGCTGTGACCGCCGTGCTCCTGATCTCGTCCTTCTTCATGAACCGCGGTGAGACCGCCATGTCCTATGGCGATGTCAAAACCTTCATGAACAACACGCTCATCACGTTTGTGCTGGGACTCGCCTTCTTCCTCGGAGTGGTTTTCGTGGAATGGCGTCTGGCGGCTGAGCATGGATTGACTGCCACCTTTGGCAACCCAGCCATAGGTCCGATGGGAGGCGTGTTCTACATGATGACAGGCATGCACGCGTTCCACGTCCTGACCGGCTTGATCTTCCTGGCTGTCGTCTGGAACAACGCGCGCAAGGGCTTGTATACGGCTGAAAAACACTGGGGCGTGGAAGCCGCCGCGGTCTACTGGCACTTCGTGGATTTGGTGTGGATCTTCTTCTATCCCGCTTTGTATCTGATCGGCAGGGCTGTATAA